The Gammaproteobacteria bacterium sequence GCGAGTTTGCCGGCGCCGCCGCCGAGATGGGCGAGGCGTTTCTGGTTAACCCCTACGACGAGGAGCGCACGGCGGAGTCCATCGAGCACGCATTGTCGCTGCCGGACGACCAGCGGCGCGAGCGCATCGAGGCCCTGCACAAGCGCGTGGTGCGCAACGACGTGTACAAGTGGGGCGCGCGTTTTCTCTCCAATTTAAGCGACGCCGCTGCCTCGCGCGAGGCGCATCCGTCCGCCAAGCCCGAGGCATTGCCGATAGAGGACCTGATCGATTCATATCGACAGACACAACGCCGGCAACTGCTGCTGGATTACGACGGTACGCTCGTGCCATTCGCCAAGCGACCGCAGGACGCCGCGCCGATGCCCGAATTACTGACCCTGCTAAACAAACTGGCGAAAGACGACGCGAACACGGTGGTTATCATATCCGGCCGATCACGAACCGATCTGGGAAACTGGCTGGGTGAGGTGCCCGGCCTGTGGCTGGCGGCCGAACACGGCGCGATCATGCGCTCGCCGGAGACCATGACCTGGGCACATTCGCGCGAGAACTACACGGATCGGTGGAAAGAGCGCGTGCTAGGCGTGCTCGAACACTTCGTCGATCGCACCCCCGGCAGCCTCATCGAGGAAAAGGAATGCGCGCTGGTGTGGCATTACCGCATGTCCGATCCGGTGTTCGGCGAGTGGCTCGCGAATGAGCTGGTTTCCACCCTGGAACAATTGCTGT is a genomic window containing:
- the otsB gene encoding trehalose-phosphatase, which encodes EFAGAAAEMGEAFLVNPYDEERTAESIEHALSLPDDQRRERIEALHKRVVRNDVYKWGARFLSNLSDAAASREAHPSAKPEALPIEDLIDSYRQTQRRQLLLDYDGTLVPFAKRPQDAAPMPELLTLLNKLAKDDANTVVIISGRSRTDLGNWLGEVPGLWLAAEHGAIMRSPETMTWAHSRENYTDRWKERVLGVLEHFVDRTPGSLIEEKECALVWHYRMSDPVFGEWLANELVSTLEQLLSETELRAFRGEKIVEVKPVWANKGELLTRLEHLPAPDFCLAAGDDRTDEDLFARMPEDAWTIHVGDKDSRARFFLPNQQAMRGLLGRLIDNTEDSA